The DNA region CGCCCAAGAAGATCCCGGATCGTATCTACGAACTGTTCCCAGTGTTAAAGGATATGCGCAGCCGGCGCGGCGGCGATCTCTCCGGCGGGCAGCAGCAACAGCTCGCCATTGGCCGCGCGTTGATGAGCGATCCCCAACTGTTGATTCTCGACGAGCCCACCGAGGGCATTCAGCCTTCGATCATTCAGGATATCGGCCGCACGCTGCGTCAACTGGTCGAGGAAATGGGCATGACGGTGCTGCTCGTCGAGCAGTATTACGACTTCGCCAAAGAGATCGCGGATCGGTATTGGGTGATGAGCCGCGGCGAGATCATCGCGGGCGGAGAAGGCGCCAATATGGATGCCGATGGCGTGCGCACGCTGATCGCCGTGTGAGCGGCGTCACGCACCGCGCGTGCTATTCTCGACGCATCCTGTGGCAGCGCGGTTGAGCGCTGTCTGACGTGCGCAGGCACGCTTTGCTGTTCTCCGTCTGGTCGCATTTCATTCGCATGTCGCTTCACGAAAATCACGCTACCCTCGCTATCGCGCAAGCCGGCGCACATTCGCAATGGCGCGCGCGCCTTGAACTCGGTTTTGTCAGGGATGGCGAGCGGACTACGCTCAAGCATCGGCTGCATGATGGGCCTTTGCGGGTTCAAAGGCCGCTCTATCCGGAAGGATATGGCGTTTGTCATGCGGTGATCGTGCATCCGCCTGGTGGGATCGCGGGCGGTGATGAGCTCGCTATCGATGTTGCGGTTGGCGACGCAGCG from Paraburkholderia aromaticivorans includes:
- the urtE gene encoding urea ABC transporter ATP-binding subunit UrtE, whose protein sequence is MLEVENLNQYYGGSHILRDVKLTVPDGKLTVLLGRNGVGKTTLLRCLMGVVQTKSGSIAWRGAAITKLPTYSRVEKGLAYVPQGRDIFPRLTVEENLLVGAASKKAPKKIPDRIYELFPVLKDMRSRRGGDLSGGQQQQLAIGRALMSDPQLLILDEPTEGIQPSIIQDIGRTLRQLVEEMGMTVLLVEQYYDFAKEIADRYWVMSRGEIIAGGEGANMDADGVRTLIAV